From a single Larimichthys crocea isolate SSNF chromosome XIII, L_crocea_2.0, whole genome shotgun sequence genomic region:
- the cks1b gene encoding cyclin-dependent kinases regulatory subunit 1, translating into MSHKQIYYSDKYDDDKYEYRHVMLPKEIAKRVPKTHLMSETEWRNLGVQQSQGWVHYMIHQPEPHILLFRRPLPSQKS; encoded by the exons ATGTCTCACAAACAGATCTACTACTCGGATAAATACGACGATGACAAGTACGAGTACAG GCATGTGATGCTCCCCAAAGAAATCGCAAAGCGTGTACCGAAGACCCATTTGAtgtcagagacagagtggaGGAACCTGGGGGTCCAGCAGAGCCAAGGATGGGTCCATTACATGATCCACCAACCAG AACCGCACATCTTGCTGTTCCGGCGCCCTCTGCCCAGCCAGAAGTCATAA
- the pbxip1a gene encoding pre-B-cell leukemia transcription factor-interacting protein 1 isoform X1: MSDNSNSTGSTGSSTNSWTLLSPEEAAVENVGPVDDGTESLGDVPSLSEEVAGAVDFKSDISVETVLSEEGHQVCQETSPESSEGPIPSSPTRLSPLPLNPLDPPDLDMESQPPVIHDIVTSSPSDNEHLGATPFVTNIAMGAPLDIPTAELLQAEPEESCSDPLLTEIPVSTEQVFDTPADIEPLPAGPAVESPVFTAEPEVSIPAETLTATHPLSHVEADISFTPEGKEPLGQDTESLVTESPIDDTPAPETVGSEEAEEEAAEEREEREEEGEEEEEEQSGSFDLGDTRGFDDGLRRRNVTFEPLRPRTSDEEDEEEEVEFKLAEKKEEKPWFSLNKCIVGALILLFLGSLFLSGVLSDLDNGDFDASELTDGEQSQDWLSSDPQDMKELLDKLTQENQQIAQLEAQLQSQKEELDTALKAVAVSGDEQSKAGLEKENAKLKEELSTLPELKKELESLRSRVTELSQLTADEKMAPATSSSAPQPADKDESTQKAAGPERRNEGGRVKEELQRQKVLLEESRKRLEGMKKDGGDRKRVRDSLEEIQRKLSQQVERWGKKKPQEPKWKGNKGKTNERDHWKKDEKEWRGEKDWKHSKEGGRKDKEEKEKEKEWKSQKQNSHKEAWRKHQDEWERKKGERKTDRDERRKEKPWHSQPGKNSHNHHQHQHHHHHHQQPRQPHQHNQNDFWRDQEQKLRRNVRPQQGCSSVEDCAGKEGLYPVELPEFEELLEGYLSKLEGSSSESKDKIRKLTAEFFEDGVFIHDRVLFSDFAEDVADILEDMVDVLDDGGQKDDDSLEEEMEEFEREALWKFAATA; this comes from the exons ATGTctgacaacagcaacagcacaggCAGCACCGGCTCCTCGACCAACAGCTGGACCCTCCTCTCCCCCGAG GAGGCTGCTGTTGAGAATGTGGGGCCAGTAGATGACGGCACCGAGAGCCTGGGTGACGTCCCGAGTCTCTCCGAGGAGGTGGCAG GTGCTGTGGATTTCAAAAGTGATATTTCAGTAGAAACGGTCCTGTCTGAAGAAGGCCATCAG GTGTGTCAAGAGACCTCTCCAGAGTCCAGTGAGGGTCCCATCCCTTCTAGTCCAACCCGGTTGAGCCCTCTTCCACTCAACCCTCTTGACCCTCCAGACCTCGACATGGAGAGTCAGCCTCCAGTCATTCATGACATTGTAACCAGCTCTCCCAGTGACAATGAGCACCTAGGAGCCACACCCTTTGTCACCAACATTGCTATGGGAGCTCCGCTCGATATACCTACTGCTGAACTCCTTCAAGCTGAGCCTGAGGAGTCTTGCTCTGATCCTCTCCTGACTGAGATCCCGGTTTCTACAGAACAAGTGTTCGATACGCCTGCTGATATCGAGCCACTCCCTGCAGGCCCTGCTGTGGAGAGTCCTGTCTTCACTGCTGAACCTGAGGTCAGCATCCCCGCAGAAACCCTCACAGCCACTCATCCTCTTTCTCATGTCGAGGCTGATATCAGCTTCACTCCAGAGGGTAAAGAGCCACTAGGCCAAGACACAGAGAGCCTGGTGACAGAAAGCCCCATCGATGATACCCCTGCACCAGAGACTGTTGGTTCAgaagaggctgaggaggaggcagctgaggaaagggaggagagagaagaagaaggagaagaagaag aaga agagcaATCCGGTAGTTTCGATTTGGGCGACACAAGGGGCTTTGATGAtggactgaggaggaggaatgtgACCTTCGAGCCACTAAGACCAAGAACATcagatgaggaagatgaggaggaggaagtggagttCAAGTTAGctgagaagaaggaggagaagccGTGGTTCTCCTTGAACAAATGCATTGTGGGTGCTCTGATCCTGCTCTTCTTAGGTTCCCTATTCCTCTCAG GTGTCCTCTCTGACCTGGATAATG GTGACTTTGACGCCTCTGAACTGACTGACGGAGAACAAAGCCAG GACTGGCTTAGCAGTGATCCACAGGATATGAAAGAGCTATTGGATAAACTGACACAGGAAAACCAACAAATCGCTCAGCTAGAGGCTCAACTACAG TCTCAGAAAGAAGAACTCGACACAGCTCTGAAGGCTGTAGCAGTGAGCGGTGACGAGCAGAGTAAAGCAGGTCTGGAAAAAGAAAACGCAAAGCTGAAGGAAGAGCTGTCAACTCTGCCTGAGCTGAAGAAAGAGCTGGAGAGTCTGAGGTCCAGGGTGACTGAGCTCAGCCAGCTCACAG CTGATGAGAAAATGGCCCCGGCTACCTCCAGCTCAGCCCCTCAACCTGCTGACAAAGATGAGAGCACCCAGAAAGCAGCTGGACCTGAGAGGAGGAATGAGGGAGGAAGGGTAAAGGAAGAACTCCAGAGGCAAAAAGTTCTTTTGgaagagagcaggaagagacTGGAAGGGATGAAAAAAGACGGAGGCGACAGGAAACGAGTGAGGGACAGTTTGGAGGAGATCCAGAGGAAGCTTTCTCAACAAGTCGAGAGGTGGGGTAAGAAAAAGCCACAGGAGCCCAAATGGAAAGGGAACAAGGGCAAAACCAATGAGCGGGACCATTggaagaaagatgaaaaagagtggagaggagagaaagactgGAAGCATAgcaaagagggaggaagaaaggacaaagaagagaaggagaaggagaaggagtggAAGTCTCAGAAGCAAAACTCTCACAAGGAGGCATGGAGGAAACATCAGGATGagtgggagaggaagaagggcgAGCGCAAAACGGACCGAGacgagaggaggaaggagaaaccATGGCACAGCCAGCCTGGTAAAAACTCCCACAACCATCACCAGCACcagcatcaccaccaccaccaccaacagccCCGTCAGCCTCATCAACACAACCAGAACGACTTCTGGAGAGACCAGGAGCAGAAGCTCAGACGCAACGTCCGCCCCCAGCAGGGCTGCAGCTCCGTGGAGGACTGCGCCGGCAAGGAGGGGCTCTACCCGGTGGAGCTGCCCGAGTTTGAGGAACTGCTGGAGGGCTACCTGAGCAAGCTTGAAGGATCTTCGTCCGAGAGCAAAGACAAGATCAGAAAGCTGACTGCAGAGTTCTTCGAGGACGGCGTGTTTATCCACGACAGGGTTCTTTTCAGTGACTTTGCCGAGGACGTGGCGGACATTCTGGAGGACATGGTGGACGTCTTAGACGACGGCGGGCAGAAGGACGACGACTccctggaggaggagatggaggagttTGAACGAGAAGCCCTGTGGAAGTTTGCTGCCACGGCTTGA
- the pbxip1a gene encoding pre-B-cell leukemia transcription factor-interacting protein 1 isoform X3, whose protein sequence is MSDNSNSTGSTGSSTNSWTLLSPEEAAVENVGPVDDGTESLGDVPSLSEEVAGAVDFKSDISVETVLSEEGHQVCQETSPESSEGPIPSSPTRLSPLPLNPLDPPDLDMESQPPVIHDIVTSSPSDNEHLGATPFVTNIAMGAPLDIPTAELLQAEPEESCSDPLLTEIPVSTEQVFDTPADIEPLPAGPAVESPVFTAEPEVSIPAETLTATHPLSHVEADISFTPEGKEPLGQDTESLVTESPIDDTPAPETVGSEEAEEEAAEEREEREEEGEEEEEEQSGSFDLGDTRGFDDGLRRRNVTFEPLRPRTSDEEDEEEEVEFKLAEKKEEKPWFSLNKCIVGALILLFLGSLFLSGDFDASELTDGEQSQDWLSSDPQDMKELLDKLTQENQQIAQLEAQLQSQKEELDTALKAVAVSGDEQSKAGLEKENAKLKEELSTLPELKKELESLRSRVTELSQLTADEKMAPATSSSAPQPADKDESTQKAAGPERRNEGGRVKEELQRQKVLLEESRKRLEGMKKDGGDRKRVRDSLEEIQRKLSQQVERWGKKKPQEPKWKGNKGKTNERDHWKKDEKEWRGEKDWKHSKEGGRKDKEEKEKEKEWKSQKQNSHKEAWRKHQDEWERKKGERKTDRDERRKEKPWHSQPGKNSHNHHQHQHHHHHHQQPRQPHQHNQNDFWRDQEQKLRRNVRPQQGCSSVEDCAGKEGLYPVELPEFEELLEGYLSKLEGSSSESKDKIRKLTAEFFEDGVFIHDRVLFSDFAEDVADILEDMVDVLDDGGQKDDDSLEEEMEEFEREALWKFAATA, encoded by the exons ATGTctgacaacagcaacagcacaggCAGCACCGGCTCCTCGACCAACAGCTGGACCCTCCTCTCCCCCGAG GAGGCTGCTGTTGAGAATGTGGGGCCAGTAGATGACGGCACCGAGAGCCTGGGTGACGTCCCGAGTCTCTCCGAGGAGGTGGCAG GTGCTGTGGATTTCAAAAGTGATATTTCAGTAGAAACGGTCCTGTCTGAAGAAGGCCATCAG GTGTGTCAAGAGACCTCTCCAGAGTCCAGTGAGGGTCCCATCCCTTCTAGTCCAACCCGGTTGAGCCCTCTTCCACTCAACCCTCTTGACCCTCCAGACCTCGACATGGAGAGTCAGCCTCCAGTCATTCATGACATTGTAACCAGCTCTCCCAGTGACAATGAGCACCTAGGAGCCACACCCTTTGTCACCAACATTGCTATGGGAGCTCCGCTCGATATACCTACTGCTGAACTCCTTCAAGCTGAGCCTGAGGAGTCTTGCTCTGATCCTCTCCTGACTGAGATCCCGGTTTCTACAGAACAAGTGTTCGATACGCCTGCTGATATCGAGCCACTCCCTGCAGGCCCTGCTGTGGAGAGTCCTGTCTTCACTGCTGAACCTGAGGTCAGCATCCCCGCAGAAACCCTCACAGCCACTCATCCTCTTTCTCATGTCGAGGCTGATATCAGCTTCACTCCAGAGGGTAAAGAGCCACTAGGCCAAGACACAGAGAGCCTGGTGACAGAAAGCCCCATCGATGATACCCCTGCACCAGAGACTGTTGGTTCAgaagaggctgaggaggaggcagctgaggaaagggaggagagagaagaagaaggagaagaagaag aaga agagcaATCCGGTAGTTTCGATTTGGGCGACACAAGGGGCTTTGATGAtggactgaggaggaggaatgtgACCTTCGAGCCACTAAGACCAAGAACATcagatgaggaagatgaggaggaggaagtggagttCAAGTTAGctgagaagaaggaggagaagccGTGGTTCTCCTTGAACAAATGCATTGTGGGTGCTCTGATCCTGCTCTTCTTAGGTTCCCTATTCCTCTCAG GTGACTTTGACGCCTCTGAACTGACTGACGGAGAACAAAGCCAG GACTGGCTTAGCAGTGATCCACAGGATATGAAAGAGCTATTGGATAAACTGACACAGGAAAACCAACAAATCGCTCAGCTAGAGGCTCAACTACAG TCTCAGAAAGAAGAACTCGACACAGCTCTGAAGGCTGTAGCAGTGAGCGGTGACGAGCAGAGTAAAGCAGGTCTGGAAAAAGAAAACGCAAAGCTGAAGGAAGAGCTGTCAACTCTGCCTGAGCTGAAGAAAGAGCTGGAGAGTCTGAGGTCCAGGGTGACTGAGCTCAGCCAGCTCACAG CTGATGAGAAAATGGCCCCGGCTACCTCCAGCTCAGCCCCTCAACCTGCTGACAAAGATGAGAGCACCCAGAAAGCAGCTGGACCTGAGAGGAGGAATGAGGGAGGAAGGGTAAAGGAAGAACTCCAGAGGCAAAAAGTTCTTTTGgaagagagcaggaagagacTGGAAGGGATGAAAAAAGACGGAGGCGACAGGAAACGAGTGAGGGACAGTTTGGAGGAGATCCAGAGGAAGCTTTCTCAACAAGTCGAGAGGTGGGGTAAGAAAAAGCCACAGGAGCCCAAATGGAAAGGGAACAAGGGCAAAACCAATGAGCGGGACCATTggaagaaagatgaaaaagagtggagaggagagaaagactgGAAGCATAgcaaagagggaggaagaaaggacaaagaagagaaggagaaggagaaggagtggAAGTCTCAGAAGCAAAACTCTCACAAGGAGGCATGGAGGAAACATCAGGATGagtgggagaggaagaagggcgAGCGCAAAACGGACCGAGacgagaggaggaaggagaaaccATGGCACAGCCAGCCTGGTAAAAACTCCCACAACCATCACCAGCACcagcatcaccaccaccaccaccaacagccCCGTCAGCCTCATCAACACAACCAGAACGACTTCTGGAGAGACCAGGAGCAGAAGCTCAGACGCAACGTCCGCCCCCAGCAGGGCTGCAGCTCCGTGGAGGACTGCGCCGGCAAGGAGGGGCTCTACCCGGTGGAGCTGCCCGAGTTTGAGGAACTGCTGGAGGGCTACCTGAGCAAGCTTGAAGGATCTTCGTCCGAGAGCAAAGACAAGATCAGAAAGCTGACTGCAGAGTTCTTCGAGGACGGCGTGTTTATCCACGACAGGGTTCTTTTCAGTGACTTTGCCGAGGACGTGGCGGACATTCTGGAGGACATGGTGGACGTCTTAGACGACGGCGGGCAGAAGGACGACGACTccctggaggaggagatggaggagttTGAACGAGAAGCCCTGTGGAAGTTTGCTGCCACGGCTTGA
- the pbxip1a gene encoding pre-B-cell leukemia transcription factor-interacting protein 1 isoform X2, translated as MSDNSNSTGSTGSSTNSWTLLSPEEAAVENVGPVDDGTESLGDVPSLSEEVAGAVDFKSDISVETVLSEEGHQVCQETSPESSEGPIPSSPTRLSPLPLNPLDPPDLDMESQPPVIHDIVTSSPSDNEHLGATPFVTNIAMGAPLDIPTAELLQAEPEESCSDPLLTEIPVSTEQVFDTPADIEPLPAGPAVESPVFTAEPEVSIPAETLTATHPLSHVEADISFTPEGKEPLGQDTESLVTESPIDDTPAPETVGSEEAEEEAAEEREEREEEGEEEEQSGSFDLGDTRGFDDGLRRRNVTFEPLRPRTSDEEDEEEEVEFKLAEKKEEKPWFSLNKCIVGALILLFLGSLFLSGVLSDLDNGDFDASELTDGEQSQDWLSSDPQDMKELLDKLTQENQQIAQLEAQLQSQKEELDTALKAVAVSGDEQSKAGLEKENAKLKEELSTLPELKKELESLRSRVTELSQLTADEKMAPATSSSAPQPADKDESTQKAAGPERRNEGGRVKEELQRQKVLLEESRKRLEGMKKDGGDRKRVRDSLEEIQRKLSQQVERWGKKKPQEPKWKGNKGKTNERDHWKKDEKEWRGEKDWKHSKEGGRKDKEEKEKEKEWKSQKQNSHKEAWRKHQDEWERKKGERKTDRDERRKEKPWHSQPGKNSHNHHQHQHHHHHHQQPRQPHQHNQNDFWRDQEQKLRRNVRPQQGCSSVEDCAGKEGLYPVELPEFEELLEGYLSKLEGSSSESKDKIRKLTAEFFEDGVFIHDRVLFSDFAEDVADILEDMVDVLDDGGQKDDDSLEEEMEEFEREALWKFAATA; from the exons ATGTctgacaacagcaacagcacaggCAGCACCGGCTCCTCGACCAACAGCTGGACCCTCCTCTCCCCCGAG GAGGCTGCTGTTGAGAATGTGGGGCCAGTAGATGACGGCACCGAGAGCCTGGGTGACGTCCCGAGTCTCTCCGAGGAGGTGGCAG GTGCTGTGGATTTCAAAAGTGATATTTCAGTAGAAACGGTCCTGTCTGAAGAAGGCCATCAG GTGTGTCAAGAGACCTCTCCAGAGTCCAGTGAGGGTCCCATCCCTTCTAGTCCAACCCGGTTGAGCCCTCTTCCACTCAACCCTCTTGACCCTCCAGACCTCGACATGGAGAGTCAGCCTCCAGTCATTCATGACATTGTAACCAGCTCTCCCAGTGACAATGAGCACCTAGGAGCCACACCCTTTGTCACCAACATTGCTATGGGAGCTCCGCTCGATATACCTACTGCTGAACTCCTTCAAGCTGAGCCTGAGGAGTCTTGCTCTGATCCTCTCCTGACTGAGATCCCGGTTTCTACAGAACAAGTGTTCGATACGCCTGCTGATATCGAGCCACTCCCTGCAGGCCCTGCTGTGGAGAGTCCTGTCTTCACTGCTGAACCTGAGGTCAGCATCCCCGCAGAAACCCTCACAGCCACTCATCCTCTTTCTCATGTCGAGGCTGATATCAGCTTCACTCCAGAGGGTAAAGAGCCACTAGGCCAAGACACAGAGAGCCTGGTGACAGAAAGCCCCATCGATGATACCCCTGCACCAGAGACTGTTGGTTCAgaagaggctgaggaggaggcagctgaggaaagggaggagagagaagaagaaggagaagaagaag agcaATCCGGTAGTTTCGATTTGGGCGACACAAGGGGCTTTGATGAtggactgaggaggaggaatgtgACCTTCGAGCCACTAAGACCAAGAACATcagatgaggaagatgaggaggaggaagtggagttCAAGTTAGctgagaagaaggaggagaagccGTGGTTCTCCTTGAACAAATGCATTGTGGGTGCTCTGATCCTGCTCTTCTTAGGTTCCCTATTCCTCTCAG GTGTCCTCTCTGACCTGGATAATG GTGACTTTGACGCCTCTGAACTGACTGACGGAGAACAAAGCCAG GACTGGCTTAGCAGTGATCCACAGGATATGAAAGAGCTATTGGATAAACTGACACAGGAAAACCAACAAATCGCTCAGCTAGAGGCTCAACTACAG TCTCAGAAAGAAGAACTCGACACAGCTCTGAAGGCTGTAGCAGTGAGCGGTGACGAGCAGAGTAAAGCAGGTCTGGAAAAAGAAAACGCAAAGCTGAAGGAAGAGCTGTCAACTCTGCCTGAGCTGAAGAAAGAGCTGGAGAGTCTGAGGTCCAGGGTGACTGAGCTCAGCCAGCTCACAG CTGATGAGAAAATGGCCCCGGCTACCTCCAGCTCAGCCCCTCAACCTGCTGACAAAGATGAGAGCACCCAGAAAGCAGCTGGACCTGAGAGGAGGAATGAGGGAGGAAGGGTAAAGGAAGAACTCCAGAGGCAAAAAGTTCTTTTGgaagagagcaggaagagacTGGAAGGGATGAAAAAAGACGGAGGCGACAGGAAACGAGTGAGGGACAGTTTGGAGGAGATCCAGAGGAAGCTTTCTCAACAAGTCGAGAGGTGGGGTAAGAAAAAGCCACAGGAGCCCAAATGGAAAGGGAACAAGGGCAAAACCAATGAGCGGGACCATTggaagaaagatgaaaaagagtggagaggagagaaagactgGAAGCATAgcaaagagggaggaagaaaggacaaagaagagaaggagaaggagaaggagtggAAGTCTCAGAAGCAAAACTCTCACAAGGAGGCATGGAGGAAACATCAGGATGagtgggagaggaagaagggcgAGCGCAAAACGGACCGAGacgagaggaggaaggagaaaccATGGCACAGCCAGCCTGGTAAAAACTCCCACAACCATCACCAGCACcagcatcaccaccaccaccaccaacagccCCGTCAGCCTCATCAACACAACCAGAACGACTTCTGGAGAGACCAGGAGCAGAAGCTCAGACGCAACGTCCGCCCCCAGCAGGGCTGCAGCTCCGTGGAGGACTGCGCCGGCAAGGAGGGGCTCTACCCGGTGGAGCTGCCCGAGTTTGAGGAACTGCTGGAGGGCTACCTGAGCAAGCTTGAAGGATCTTCGTCCGAGAGCAAAGACAAGATCAGAAAGCTGACTGCAGAGTTCTTCGAGGACGGCGTGTTTATCCACGACAGGGTTCTTTTCAGTGACTTTGCCGAGGACGTGGCGGACATTCTGGAGGACATGGTGGACGTCTTAGACGACGGCGGGCAGAAGGACGACGACTccctggaggaggagatggaggagttTGAACGAGAAGCCCTGTGGAAGTTTGCTGCCACGGCTTGA